In the genome of Perca fluviatilis chromosome 4, GENO_Pfluv_1.0, whole genome shotgun sequence, one region contains:
- the cd8a gene encoding LOW QUALITY PROTEIN: T-cell surface glycoprotein CD8 alpha chain (The sequence of the model RefSeq protein was modified relative to this genomic sequence to represent the inferred CDS: deleted 1 base in 1 codon), protein MDQKWIQILVVLVFCQKMTSGAGEDRTVKEGEQVEIKCDLKDKGSMVIWFQVLDTSGMKFIASFSINGILKSHSPSFQFTFSDSKMQQNILTLKSFNKTQDSGAYSCASLKGSVLHFGVTTRLVGEKAEVAVVEAPQATTTEQNLCTTAATCVCNNINEQGETSPQMFCTPIILGPLAGGCGLLLLLLIITTVYCNHIRTRRCPHHHKRKRRSGDLEKLKVDKRQV, encoded by the exons atggACCAAAAGTGGATTCAGATTCTGGTGGTTCTAGTGTTTTGTCAAA AAATGACTTCAGGAGCTGGTGAAGACAGAACTGTAAAGGAAGGGGAGCAGGTTGAAATCAAATGTGAC CTAAAGGACAAGGGCAGCATGGTCATCTGGTTTCAAGTTCTGGACACATCTGGCATGAAATTCATTGCATCTTTCAGCATCAATGGTATCCTAAAGTCACACTCACCCTCCTTCCAGTTTACCTTCAGTGATTCAAAGATGCAGCAAAATATCCTAACACTGAAGTCATTCAACAAAACTCAGGACAGCGGCGCTTACAGCTGTGCATCTCTCAAAGGCAGTGTACTGCATTTTGGCGTAACAACCCGACTGGTCGGAG AAAAAGCTGAAGTCGCAGTAGTGGAAGCCCCACAGGCCACCACCACCGAACAAAATCTATGCACAACTGCTGCGACATGTGTTTGTAACAACATTAACGAGCAAG GGGAAACCAGTCCTCAAATGTTTTGTACCCCAATCATACTGGGCCCACTGGCCGGCGGCTGTGGCCTTCTTCTTCTACTCCTCATCATCACCACCGTGTACTGCAACC ATATAAGGACACGGAGATGCCCACACCATCACAAACGAAA